A single region of the Negativicutes bacterium genome encodes:
- a CDS encoding pentapeptide repeat-containing protein produces MEAVFIESIFVKSAFIKPVFVKTIFIKAVFVKAVFVKAVFVKAVFVKAVFVKAVFVEAIFVEAVFIESIFVESIFIKAVFIESIFVEAIFVEAVFIESVFVKAIFVESIFVKAVFVKSVF; encoded by the coding sequence ATTGAAGCCGTCTTTATTGAATCCATCTTTGTTAAATCCGCCTTTATTAAACCCGTCTTTGTTAAGACCATCTTTATTAAAGCCGTCTTTGTTAAAGCCGTCTTTGTTAAAGCCGTCTTTGTTAAAGCCGTCTTTGTTAAAGCCGTCTTTGTTAAAGCCGTCTTTGTTGAAGCCATCTTTGTTGAAGCCGTCTTTATTGAATCCATCTTTGTTGAATCCATCTTTATTAAAGCCGTCTTTATTGAATCCATCTTTGTTGAAGCCATCTTTGTTGAAGCCGTCTTTATTGAATCCGTCTTTGTTAAAGCCATCTTTGTTGAATCCATCTTTGTTAAAGCCGTCTTTGTTAAATCCGTCTTTTGA